A part of Nocardioides sp. WS12 genomic DNA contains:
- a CDS encoding WhiB family transcriptional regulator: MTTSVLEPTLDELLPCRLNDAELWFAESPSDVESAKALCLDCPVQQLCLSGAQERREPWGVWGGELFLAGVVIPRKRPRGRPRKDAAA, encoded by the coding sequence ATGACGACCAGTGTTCTCGAGCCGACGCTGGACGAGCTGCTGCCGTGCCGGCTGAACGATGCGGAGTTGTGGTTCGCCGAGTCACCGTCGGACGTCGAGTCCGCCAAGGCGCTGTGCCTGGACTGCCCTGTCCAGCAGCTGTGCCTGTCCGGCGCCCAGGAGCGGCGTGAGCCGTGGGGCGTCTGGGGCGGCGAGTTGTTCCTCGCCGGCGTGGTGATCCCACGCAAGCGTCCCCGGGGACGTCCGCGCAAGGACGCCGCGGCGTAG